In Oncorhynchus tshawytscha isolate Ot180627B linkage group LG28, Otsh_v2.0, whole genome shotgun sequence, a genomic segment contains:
- the LOC112227023 gene encoding aspartyl/asparaginyl beta-hydroxylase, translating to MEEPIVEPTRVLEPAVVVEQTEEGKAQLASKNGKKPEGAGGSSFFTWFMVLALLGVWTSVAVVYFDLVDYQGTIAKAKDMHSTLSETLQGKLSSYDADGDGDFDVEDAKVLLGLKEKATVDISRERAPEEAPAAPVEEEHVVEEVIEAAKAEEAAAFPPEPEVVEEEEPEMDVPEIFEEEPEVLEDDSSPFEEHSSPFEEDSAHFEEDSAHFEEDEPQIEEDEPQIEEDEPQIEEDEPQIEEDEPQIEEDEPQIEEEPEVLEDEPEDEEEEEVIEESVPVEEEAAPVEEVVATVEETFEEEAAPVEEEVVEEAAPVKEEAAPEDEEDEPVEEVVDEEATPEEKEDAPVEEEAVPVDWEVAAMEQAVEEEANPAEEEAAPVDEEAVEKEPAAEETLDEEAALAEGEEVEEEAEDEEESEQEVEAESEETQEEALQEELPEEVDEFDEPFEEFTEEHAEVEEHIEDAPTET from the exons ATGGAAGAGCCGATAGTGGAACCCACCCGGGTGCTTGAACCCGCGGTGGTTGTCGAACAGACCGAAG AGGGCAAAGCACAGCTAGCCAGTAAGAATGGCAAGAAGCCTGAGGGAGCAGGTGGAAGCTCCTTCTTCACCTGGTTCATGGTGTTGGCCCTCCTGGGGGTCTGGACCTCCGTGGCCGTCGTCTACTTCGACCTGGTCGACTACCAAGGCACCATCG CCAAGGCAAAGGACATGCACAGTACCCTCTCTGAGACACTGCAAG GTAAACTTTCGTCCTATGACGCCGATGGAGATGGTGACTTCGATGTGGAGGATGCTAAAGTATTACTAG GACTGAAAGAGAAGGCTACTGTCGACATTAGCAGAGAGCGAGCACCAGAGGAGGCTCCTGCAGCACCTGTGGAAGAAG AACACGTTGTTGAAGAAGTGATCGAGGCCGCCAAAGCAGAGGAAGCTGCTGCTTTcccaccag AGCCTGAGGTTGTTGAGGAGGAAGAGCCTGAGATGGATGTGCCTGAAATCTTTGAGGAAGAGCCTGAAGTTCTGGAGGATGATTCTTCTCCCTTCGAGGAGCATTCTTCTCCCTTCGAGGAGGATTCTGCTCACTTCGAGGAGGATTCTGCTCACTTCGAGGAGGATGAGCCTCAAATCGAGGAGGATGAGCCTCAAATCGAGGAGGATGAGCCTCAAATCGAGGAGGATGAGCCTCAAATCGAGGAGGATGAGCCTCAAATCGAGGAGGATGAGCCTCAAATCGAGGAAGAGCCCGAAGTACTGGAGGATGAgccagaggatgaggaggaggaggaggttattGAGGAGTCCGTACCAGTTGAAGAAGAGGCTGCCCCTGTGGAGGAGGTAGTTGCCACTGTAGAAGAGACCTTCGAGGAAGAGGCTGCCcccgttgaggaagaggttgtagAGGAAGCCGCCCCAGTCAAGGAGGAAGCCGCAcctgaggatgaagaggatgaaCCTGTTGAGGAGGTGGTTGATGAAGAGGCCACACCTGAGGAGAAAGAGGATGCACCCGTTGAAGAGGAAGCCGTCCCAGTTGATTGGGAAGTCGCTGCCATGGAACAGGCTGTTGAGGAAGAGGCCAACCCCGCAGAAGAAGAGGCTGCCCCAGTTGACGAGGAAGCTGTGGAGAAGGAGCCAGCAGCAGAGGAGACATTGGATGAGGAGGCAGCACTAGCAGAAGGGG AAGAggtagaagaagaagcagaagacgAAGAAGAGTCTGAACAGGAAGTAGAAGCTGAATCAGAAGAAACTCAGGAGGAAGCTCTTCAGGAAGAGcttccag AGGAGGTAGATGAATTTGATGAGCCATTTGAGGAGTTCACAG AAGAACATGCCGAGGTAGAAGAACATATTGAAGATGCACCAACAG AAACGTAG